From one Bacillota bacterium genomic stretch:
- the rbsD gene encoding D-ribose pyranase: MRRDGLLHAELLGLLAALGHGQTIVVADAGLPVPPGVRRIDLAVTPGLPGFLPVLEAVTGAMVVEGATVAEELARGNASLLESVRRLLGPGVRVEAVPHEELKRLSGLAAAVVRTGEFTPYANVLLRAGVAFGPASGGR, from the coding sequence ATGAGACGCGACGGCCTGCTGCACGCCGAGCTGCTCGGCCTGCTGGCGGCGCTCGGCCATGGCCAGACGATCGTGGTGGCGGACGCCGGCCTGCCCGTTCCGCCCGGCGTCCGGCGCATCGACCTGGCGGTGACGCCGGGCTTGCCCGGCTTCCTCCCGGTGCTGGAGGCGGTGACCGGCGCCATGGTGGTCGAGGGTGCCACGGTGGCCGAGGAGTTGGCCAGGGGAAACGCCTCCCTGCTGGAGTCGGTGCGCCGGCTCCTCGGTCCGGGCGTCCGGGTCGAGGCGGTCCCGCACGAGGAGCTGAAGCGCCTGAGCGGCCTGGCGGCGGCGGTGGTCCGGACCGGCGAGTTCACGCCGTACGCCAACGTCCTCCTCCGCGCCGGCGTCGCCTTCGGGCCGGCCTCGGGCGGGAGGTGA